In Erythrobacter sp. F6033, a single genomic region encodes these proteins:
- a CDS encoding mandelate racemase/muconate lactonizing enzyme family protein encodes MKITDVKAYPVWVGHRNLCLVKVETDEGITGWGESGLSSREKAVAGAVDHFREFLIGKDAGRIGAIWQEVYRGQYFEGGRVLTAALSAIDIALWDIRGKALNIPIHALLGGKQRDRVQCFVTSIKPHDETLIEEVNQFIANGWKVIRTAAGDMAAGTVNIDKSVSNTASVLTELRSEIGPDIVLGIDFHSRLSVAEAARFCQKMPSGTLDFLEEPIRYQSVEAYEALRKMTDVPFAIGEECSDKWQFAPLIERGLTNYARIDVCNVGGITEAMKVAAMAETHYIDVMPHDPLGPICTAASLQICAAIPNCGWYEVAPYALRDGDEEGLYFEHAPHEENCALEITDRPGHGVLVNEEAVEAASFKFWEAPRMTRPDGSFTNW; translated from the coding sequence TTGAAGATCACCGATGTGAAGGCTTACCCAGTTTGGGTGGGGCATCGAAATCTGTGTCTTGTAAAAGTCGAGACCGACGAAGGCATCACGGGCTGGGGCGAATCCGGCCTGTCCAGCCGTGAAAAAGCTGTCGCCGGCGCGGTTGATCATTTTCGCGAGTTCTTGATTGGCAAAGACGCGGGCCGGATCGGCGCAATCTGGCAGGAAGTGTATCGCGGGCAATATTTTGAAGGCGGACGCGTTCTAACCGCTGCACTGTCGGCAATCGACATCGCGCTTTGGGACATTCGCGGCAAAGCGCTGAATATACCGATCCACGCACTGCTTGGCGGAAAACAGCGTGACAGAGTGCAGTGCTTCGTCACATCGATAAAGCCGCATGATGAAACTTTAATCGAAGAAGTGAATCAATTCATCGCTAATGGCTGGAAAGTCATCCGCACTGCGGCGGGCGATATGGCGGCTGGGACCGTTAATATCGACAAGAGCGTCTCTAACACGGCCAGCGTGCTAACCGAATTGCGGTCTGAAATCGGCCCGGACATTGTGCTGGGCATTGATTTTCATTCGCGCCTATCGGTCGCAGAAGCGGCCCGGTTCTGCCAAAAAATGCCATCCGGAACTTTGGACTTTCTCGAAGAGCCAATCCGGTATCAATCGGTGGAGGCATACGAGGCGCTGCGCAAGATGACGGATGTTCCTTTCGCTATCGGAGAGGAATGCTCAGACAAGTGGCAATTCGCACCTCTGATTGAGCGAGGTCTGACGAATTATGCGCGGATCGATGTGTGCAATGTCGGTGGAATCACCGAAGCGATGAAGGTCGCTGCAATGGCCGAAACGCACTACATTGATGTCATGCCGCATGATCCGCTTGGGCCTATTTGCACAGCGGCGTCGCTCCAAATATGCGCCGCGATTCCAAATTGCGGATGGTACGAAGTCGCGCCTTATGCGCTGCGCGATGGCGACGAAGAAGGGCTCTATTTTGAACACGCCCCGCACGAGGAAAACTGTGCTCTCGAGATCACTGACCGTCCCGGTCACGGTGTGCTTGTCAATGAAGAGGCAGTCGAGGCGGCTAGCTTCAAATTCTGGGAAGCCCCGAGGATGACACGGCCGGACGGCTCTTTCACAAACTGGTGA
- a CDS encoding 2-dehydro-3-deoxy-6-phosphogalactonate aldolase, translated as MTTIEDAIAACPLVAILRGVKPEEVVAIGEELYSKGFRCIEVPLNSPDPYKSIKMLTDAIPADCITGAGTVLTVEHVKLVREAGGRIIVSPNFNADVVRETVKSGMISLPGVATPTEAFAAIEAGANWLKVFPASTYGSDHIKAMKSVLPTNARIVVTGGVSAETIQDWRKAGVDGYGIGGELYRKGDTVDAVSQKAEALRAATGM; from the coding sequence ATGACGACAATTGAAGACGCAATCGCAGCCTGCCCGCTGGTAGCCATCCTTCGCGGTGTGAAGCCGGAAGAGGTCGTGGCGATTGGTGAGGAGCTTTATTCGAAAGGGTTTCGCTGCATCGAGGTGCCACTCAATTCGCCTGACCCGTACAAATCGATCAAAATGTTGACCGATGCGATACCGGCAGACTGCATCACGGGCGCAGGAACTGTTCTTACGGTAGAGCACGTAAAACTGGTGCGTGAAGCGGGTGGTCGGATCATCGTCTCACCGAATTTCAACGCAGATGTTGTGCGCGAAACTGTGAAGTCCGGAATGATTTCCTTGCCAGGCGTAGCCACGCCGACTGAGGCTTTTGCAGCGATCGAAGCCGGGGCAAACTGGCTTAAGGTGTTTCCTGCTTCGACATATGGATCGGACCATATCAAAGCGATGAAATCTGTGCTTCCAACCAATGCGCGGATCGTTGTGACTGGCGGTGTCAGCGCGGAAACCATTCAGGACTGGCGCAAGGCGGGCGTGGATGGATATGGTATCGGAGGCGAACTCTATCGCAAAGGCGATACGGTTGACGCGGTAAGTCAGAAAGCAGAGGCTTTGCGCGCCGCAACTGGCATGTGA
- a CDS encoding 2-dehydro-3-deoxygalactonokinase → MYSKPYIGVDWGTSRMRAMLIEEGVSAPDRDHIAYGDGIAKLNRPIADVLLETIEPWTSKFGKLNIVMAGMVGSNIGWRETGYVDCPATLHELSAHAEGFNQCGHKMAILPGLRCENPMGQADLMRGEELQMLGWLASNPDASQEDRLFCLPGTHTKWCRMSGSRLESFNTALTGELFALLKEHSILVAKSDVIFAKPFDQDSFLAGVELMLNHPDALLHSLFSTRTRTLTNPDGAGDGPSYMSGLLLGSCVQNALSLYGVPEQGVELIGDPSLCSKYALAIERLGHKSTTLDGIDAIHAGFLAL, encoded by the coding sequence ATGTATTCGAAACCGTATATCGGAGTTGACTGGGGAACCAGCCGAATGCGCGCCATGCTGATTGAAGAAGGTGTGAGCGCGCCTGATCGTGATCATATTGCCTATGGCGATGGGATTGCGAAATTGAACCGACCGATTGCTGATGTCCTGCTTGAAACGATTGAGCCATGGACCAGCAAGTTCGGCAAACTTAATATCGTTATGGCCGGGATGGTCGGCTCGAACATTGGCTGGCGCGAAACGGGCTATGTCGATTGCCCCGCGACGCTGCACGAATTGTCGGCCCATGCCGAAGGTTTCAATCAATGCGGCCACAAAATGGCGATCCTGCCAGGGCTGCGCTGTGAAAACCCGATGGGGCAGGCTGATCTGATGCGCGGTGAGGAGCTGCAGATGCTCGGCTGGCTCGCCAGTAATCCGGACGCTTCGCAGGAAGATCGCCTGTTCTGCCTGCCTGGCACGCACACAAAATGGTGTAGAATGTCGGGTTCGCGATTAGAGTCATTCAACACTGCGCTCACAGGCGAATTGTTCGCGCTGCTCAAAGAGCATTCGATCCTTGTCGCAAAGTCGGACGTTATCTTCGCCAAGCCGTTTGATCAGGATAGCTTTCTAGCGGGCGTCGAATTGATGTTGAACCATCCCGACGCGCTTTTGCATTCGCTGTTTTCAACACGAACGCGAACGCTCACCAACCCAGACGGCGCAGGGGACGGGCCAAGCTACATGTCCGGATTGCTGCTTGGATCCTGCGTGCAAAATGCGCTCAGCTTGTATGGTGTTCCAGAGCAAGGCGTGGAATTGATCGGTGATCCGTCGCTGTGCAGCAAATACGCGCTGGCGATCGAGCGTTTGGGTCACAAGAGCACCACACTTGATGGAATAGATGCAATCCACGCCGGTTTCTTGGCGCTGTGA
- a CDS encoding MFS transporter: protein MQVSTTRRNVTRYALIAAFGGFVFGLDAANISGAMRYVSALFGLSSTQAGLVASVPLVGVIFALFFTGMLCDRFGRKRILLAIAYTYLVSAALSAFAPSYEVLVLGRFIGGVAFASLTVSAMYIGEIAPADQRGRFVSVSQLLITLGSLLAFIVNYFLVGWIDDVAMFTDQNIWRFMLGFEIIFNVIWIAALYTIPKSPRWLISKGQDIEAREIFAKTLPEDQVAAVLADVEQSVENETRTDVVVQLGKLFSRPMWYVLAVACIYAVVQGATGMNAVLFFAPTVFEQVGMTTEDTFFQTMILGLVAVLGTLVAISLVEKWGRRTLTLLGLGLVVVAHTSTWYGFNSATYELNEASITQITAADPEFETSRLDGLVGNVYESDVELKTDLASIYSLEELPLVSGAIIDSTITIEPFFVLFGLFAFYAAFNMSIGPIMWVIFSELFPTSVRSVALPFVALVQTISSYAITQAFPWQLENMGSATTFLIFAVIGVIGLVAMYFLLPETKGKTIEQLEQELIRT from the coding sequence ATGCAGGTTTCAACCACGCGGCGCAATGTCACGCGCTATGCCTTGATCGCCGCCTTTGGTGGTTTTGTTTTCGGCCTTGATGCAGCAAACATTTCCGGAGCGATGCGGTACGTTAGCGCGCTGTTCGGATTGAGTTCGACGCAAGCTGGCTTGGTTGCATCGGTGCCGTTGGTGGGCGTTATCTTCGCACTGTTTTTCACTGGTATGCTCTGCGACCGCTTCGGTCGTAAGCGCATCCTTCTCGCCATCGCCTATACCTATTTGGTGTCAGCCGCCCTTTCGGCTTTCGCGCCCAGCTACGAAGTGCTGGTGCTCGGCCGATTTATCGGCGGCGTTGCCTTCGCATCGCTGACCGTATCGGCGATGTATATTGGCGAGATCGCACCCGCAGACCAACGCGGACGGTTTGTCTCTGTATCGCAATTGTTGATCACGTTGGGCAGCCTTTTGGCGTTTATCGTGAACTACTTCCTCGTCGGTTGGATTGATGATGTCGCGATGTTCACAGATCAAAACATCTGGCGCTTCATGCTCGGTTTCGAGATCATCTTTAACGTGATCTGGATTGCGGCGCTCTACACAATCCCAAAGAGCCCGCGGTGGTTGATATCCAAAGGACAAGACATCGAAGCACGCGAGATTTTCGCCAAAACCCTGCCAGAAGATCAGGTTGCGGCTGTACTCGCCGATGTCGAGCAGTCAGTTGAGAATGAGACCCGAACCGACGTCGTGGTACAGTTGGGTAAGCTGTTTTCGCGCCCAATGTGGTATGTGCTCGCCGTCGCTTGCATCTATGCGGTTGTGCAGGGGGCAACTGGCATGAATGCCGTGTTGTTCTTCGCCCCGACCGTATTTGAGCAGGTCGGGATGACCACCGAAGACACATTCTTCCAGACGATGATTTTAGGTTTGGTCGCAGTGCTTGGAACGCTTGTTGCGATTTCACTGGTGGAGAAGTGGGGCCGCCGCACCCTCACCTTACTTGGGCTTGGCCTTGTGGTGGTGGCGCATACCTCCACCTGGTACGGCTTCAATTCTGCAACATACGAGTTGAACGAGGCGTCGATCACACAGATCACGGCTGCAGATCCGGAGTTCGAAACCTCACGTCTCGACGGCCTCGTCGGCAATGTCTACGAAAGTGATGTCGAGCTTAAGACCGATCTTGCATCGATCTATTCGCTTGAAGAGCTTCCTCTGGTTAGCGGCGCAATCATCGACAGCACGATCACCATTGAACCATTCTTTGTTCTGTTCGGCCTGTTCGCTTTCTATGCAGCCTTCAACATGTCGATCGGCCCCATTATGTGGGTGATATTTTCGGAGCTTTTCCCGACATCCGTGCGCAGCGTGGCCTTACCATTTGTCGCACTGGTACAAACAATTTCGAGTTACGCGATCACTCAGGCTTTTCCTTGGCAACTCGAAAACATGGGATCGGCGACAACCTTCCTGATTTTCGCGGTGATTGGCGTTATCGGGCTGGTCGCGATGTACTTCCTATTGCCTGAAACCAAGGGCAAGACGATCGAACAGCTTGAGCAAGAGCTGATACGCACATAG
- a CDS encoding glucose 1-dehydrogenase: MRGRLDSQVAIVTGGADGIGRAIAELFAREGAKVCIADVNRELGEEVKAGICDKSGDAIFVETDIAEPASIAQMVEQTVENLGEPSVLVNNAGFIAFTDDPAEATPELWHKIFAVNLEGMWECSRAVLPFMRKAGRGSIVNLGSVHSFQIVTGHFPYAVTKHGVIGLTRSLAVEYGPENIRVNALCPGMVETPTALRGWEELDDPAGVRKWVGDLHPLKRSASCEEMAYPALFLACEESSFMTGQSLVVDGGRSAFYSD, encoded by the coding sequence ATGCGGGGAAGACTGGACAGTCAGGTCGCGATTGTGACTGGCGGAGCGGACGGCATCGGCAGAGCAATTGCGGAACTCTTCGCGCGCGAAGGTGCTAAAGTGTGCATTGCCGATGTGAACAGGGAACTTGGCGAAGAAGTCAAAGCAGGTATCTGCGACAAGAGCGGCGATGCCATCTTCGTCGAGACAGATATTGCTGAGCCTGCGTCCATCGCACAGATGGTGGAACAGACCGTCGAGAACTTGGGTGAGCCCAGCGTGCTCGTCAACAATGCCGGCTTCATTGCATTTACAGACGATCCAGCGGAGGCGACTCCGGAACTGTGGCATAAGATCTTCGCGGTCAATCTCGAAGGAATGTGGGAATGCAGCCGGGCGGTGTTGCCGTTCATGCGCAAGGCCGGGCGCGGTTCGATCGTCAATTTGGGCTCGGTTCATTCATTCCAGATCGTGACCGGTCATTTTCCATACGCCGTCACAAAGCATGGCGTCATTGGCCTGACGCGCAGCCTTGCCGTCGAATACGGTCCAGAGAACATTCGCGTGAACGCGCTGTGCCCTGGCATGGTCGAAACACCGACTGCGTTGCGCGGATGGGAAGAGCTTGATGATCCGGCCGGAGTGCGCAAATGGGTTGGTGATCTGCACCCACTGAAACGCAGCGCCAGCTGTGAAGAAATGGCCTATCCAGCGCTGTTCCTCGCCTGTGAGGAAAGCAGCTTCATGACTGGCCAATCTCTCGTGGTCGATGGTGGGCGTTCGGCCTTTTATTCCGACTGA
- a CDS encoding sulfatase-like hydrolase/transferase, producing MTRPNVFQTLLALFALIVSGPLSAEDQPNILLIFSDDAGYEDFGFHGSKDIRTPNLDALAERGVVFTQGYVTDPTCGPSRAGLMTGRYQQRFGYQEINVPGYMSPNSKFLGDDMGLPLDQWTIADYLKRQGYRTAVYGKWHLGNADRFHPRYRGFDEFYGFRGGARSFFPYKNGRRNNTRDELMERGFRNFEEPSGYVTDVLGEEAAKFVARDDEAPFFIYLSFNAPHTPMEATEEDLARFPNLTGKRKTYAAMMWAMDRAIGNVFDAIKQAGELDNTIVVFTNDNGGPTDKNASINWPLAGTKSNHLEGGIRVPYVISWPEKLGPGTFDRPVSTMDLLPSFHVAAGGDEAELENIDGVNLWPHLSGAKKGNPHEQLFWKKDVRAAMRRGDWKLIRFADRPAQLFNIARDPEEQSDLSPENPSILKDMFQKLHQWELTHERPLWTLDQQFEEYDTDRMDRYRQPGRDLEPWNWRPDRKTVPPQSE from the coding sequence ATGACCCGGCCCAACGTCTTTCAAACCCTGCTCGCACTGTTTGCTCTGATTGTTTCGGGACCACTCTCAGCGGAGGATCAGCCAAATATTCTGCTGATATTCTCTGATGATGCTGGATACGAAGATTTTGGGTTCCATGGCAGCAAGGATATCCGCACGCCCAATCTAGACGCTCTTGCTGAGCGTGGGGTCGTTTTTACACAAGGCTATGTGACCGATCCGACCTGTGGCCCTTCGCGTGCGGGATTGATGACGGGGCGTTATCAGCAGCGCTTTGGCTATCAGGAAATCAACGTGCCGGGCTATATGAGCCCCAACTCGAAATTCCTCGGCGATGATATGGGCTTGCCGCTCGATCAATGGACCATTGCCGATTATTTGAAGCGTCAGGGTTACCGCACTGCTGTGTATGGCAAGTGGCATCTTGGAAATGCCGATCGCTTTCACCCGCGCTACCGCGGATTTGATGAATTCTACGGCTTTCGCGGCGGTGCGCGCAGTTTCTTCCCTTATAAGAATGGCCGCAGGAACAACACGCGTGACGAGCTGATGGAGCGCGGTTTCCGCAATTTCGAAGAACCCAGTGGCTACGTAACCGATGTTCTGGGCGAAGAAGCGGCGAAGTTTGTCGCACGCGATGATGAAGCCCCTTTCTTCATCTATCTCTCGTTCAACGCGCCGCACACGCCGATGGAGGCCACAGAAGAAGACCTTGCCCGTTTCCCTAATTTGACGGGGAAGCGCAAAACCTATGCTGCCATGATGTGGGCGATGGACCGTGCGATTGGCAATGTCTTTGATGCAATCAAACAGGCTGGAGAGCTCGACAACACGATTGTTGTGTTCACGAATGACAACGGCGGGCCAACGGATAAGAATGCGTCTATCAACTGGCCGCTTGCGGGTACGAAGTCGAACCATCTCGAAGGCGGTATTCGTGTGCCTTACGTCATCAGCTGGCCTGAAAAGCTTGGCCCCGGCACCTTTGATCGCCCGGTCAGCACGATGGATTTGCTGCCAAGTTTCCATGTCGCGGCTGGAGGGGACGAGGCCGAGCTTGAGAACATCGATGGCGTCAACCTCTGGCCACATCTGAGCGGCGCGAAAAAGGGGAACCCGCACGAACAATTGTTCTGGAAAAAGGATGTCCGCGCGGCGATGCGGCGTGGCGATTGGAAGCTCATCCGGTTCGCTGATCGACCTGCGCAATTGTTCAATATCGCGCGCGATCCCGAAGAGCAGAGCGATCTGTCGCCCGAGAATCCATCAATCCTGAAAGATATGTTCCAGAAACTGCATCAGTGGGAATTGACCCACGAACGTCCGCTTTGGACGCTCGACCAGCAGTTTGAAGAATACGATACAGACCGGATGGATCGTTACCGTCAGCCAGGGCGCGATTTGGAGCCTTGGAATTGGAGGCCAGACCGCAAGACGGTGCCGCCTCAGTCGGAATAA
- a CDS encoding FadR/GntR family transcriptional regulator, whose amino-acid sequence MSELVYYDLKDTANVRLSLPAQMAREMGRRIVAGTFEPGELIDDENSLAERYSVSRVVVREAVKILVEKGMLSVRRGVGTHVRTRNNWKLLDDDVMAWHLSAPPRRDFLAQLAEIRLAIEPKAARWAAERATEEDIQSIQLACDRMAEEQGSTERFIIADALFHKAILRAAHNEFLAAIEGVTYSALLISVRITNKDPRENGASIPFHRDLANAIEERDPDKAEKLTSKLLEDAVRRLRLELGEDPVL is encoded by the coding sequence ATGAGCGAACTTGTCTATTATGACCTTAAGGACACTGCGAATGTCCGTTTGAGTCTTCCCGCCCAAATGGCCCGTGAAATGGGTCGCCGAATCGTTGCCGGAACGTTTGAACCGGGCGAGCTAATCGATGACGAAAACTCGCTGGCCGAACGCTATTCCGTCAGCCGGGTCGTTGTTCGGGAGGCGGTCAAAATTCTGGTAGAAAAGGGCATGCTTTCTGTTCGGCGCGGGGTCGGCACTCATGTGCGAACACGCAACAACTGGAAGCTGCTCGACGATGATGTCATGGCTTGGCACCTTTCCGCCCCGCCGCGCAGAGATTTCCTCGCTCAATTGGCTGAAATTAGGCTAGCCATCGAGCCAAAGGCTGCGCGCTGGGCCGCCGAACGCGCAACTGAAGAAGATATTCAGAGCATTCAACTCGCCTGTGATCGGATGGCAGAAGAACAGGGATCGACAGAGCGTTTCATCATCGCCGATGCGCTGTTTCACAAAGCGATCCTGCGTGCTGCCCACAATGAATTTCTGGCTGCCATCGAAGGCGTGACCTATTCGGCGCTCCTGATCAGCGTGCGCATCACGAACAAGGATCCGCGCGAGAATGGCGCGTCGATCCCGTTCCACCGCGATCTGGCGAACGCAATCGAAGAGCGTGACCCGGATAAAGCCGAAAAATTGACTTCAAAACTGCTCGAAGATGCGGTTCGTCGCCTCCGATTGGAATTAGGCGAAGACCCGGTGCTTTGA
- a CDS encoding SMP-30/gluconolactonase/LRE family protein, translated as MMTEQGECRVVDVFDDRACGLGEGPLWHPDRQELFWVDIPNQKVMSSGVEGQREHRFDEMVSALALIDADTLLLATETGLHSLAIADWTTERLCDIEAGDPETRSNDGRADPWGGFWIGTMSKSAEEGAGAVYRYYRGELHVLVPSITIPNGICFDHGAKLAYFTDSAAKKTWRIALDDDGWPAAEPELFLDFTEDGTTIDGAIIDQQGHILAAIFDGGAVFRISPDGKIVDRFETQTPRSTCPAFGGKNYTDMFVTTAAIGLANVESDCIVHGTTLRFAGCVIGVAEPVFRTN; from the coding sequence ATGATGACCGAACAGGGTGAGTGCAGGGTGGTGGATGTCTTTGATGATCGCGCTTGCGGATTGGGCGAAGGGCCGTTGTGGCATCCTGATCGACAAGAGCTGTTCTGGGTGGATATCCCGAACCAGAAAGTGATGAGTAGCGGCGTTGAAGGGCAGCGCGAGCACCGTTTTGACGAAATGGTCTCTGCCTTGGCGTTGATAGACGCCGACACATTGTTGCTTGCGACTGAAACCGGTTTGCACAGTCTTGCGATTGCCGATTGGACGACCGAAAGGTTATGCGATATCGAAGCAGGCGATCCGGAAACGCGGAGCAATGATGGCAGGGCCGACCCTTGGGGAGGTTTCTGGATCGGCACGATGAGCAAATCCGCCGAAGAAGGCGCGGGCGCTGTCTATCGCTACTATCGCGGCGAGCTTCACGTCCTGGTGCCAAGCATCACCATTCCAAACGGTATTTGCTTCGACCATGGCGCCAAGCTGGCCTATTTTACAGATTCAGCCGCCAAGAAAACGTGGCGCATTGCTCTGGATGATGACGGTTGGCCGGCTGCCGAGCCGGAGCTCTTCCTCGACTTTACGGAAGACGGCACCACGATTGATGGCGCGATCATCGATCAACAAGGCCACATCCTGGCGGCTATCTTTGACGGAGGCGCCGTTTTCCGGATCTCACCCGATGGAAAAATCGTGGATCGGTTCGAAACACAAACGCCGCGCTCAACCTGCCCCGCGTTTGGCGGCAAGAATTACACAGACATGTTCGTGACAACGGCGGCAATCGGCCTTGCCAATGTCGAATCCGACTGCATCGTTCATGGCACGACCTTGCGCTTTGCTGGCTGTGTCATCGGAGTTGCAGAACCGGTATTCCGGACCAATTGA
- a CDS encoding sulfatase-like hydrolase/transferase: protein MLLRTLAVLGAFALTSCATLANGQSAEATSQEAAEEEKPNILILFFDDLRFDSFSYRGGPVPTPNIDALAAESTRFDMAITTTGLCSPSRAALFTGRWGHRTGLDDNLGLWTSRLNDMNPEEGGFLRDAADSGYYVGYVGKWHLGERGPQIRGAEFAKLDAEVTAGIKPYTPYAGLEIIRGYNSGARDAGGEKHQYYQTTAGGYEDTPAAEKVHDGQELIRNAARRGEPFLGVVSFQQPHPPYRVPEPYASMFDPAEIALPSNFGAARKNKPLAQEYAYWPWHDVGHMTETDWRESRAKYYGAVAMIDRAVGDLIRTAKEEGIYDDLHIVFLGDQGSMIGEHGLYDKAAYAYDELMRIPLLMRDPDAKPGVVNRHVSLIDIPATLFDWMKLTPSKPIDGRSLAGVIDGSSALTGPDDALYAFEWYNGAWFGLRAIRTPEHKYVWNPGDSRDELYDLVTDPGEVTNLISSREHADVVRQLRGRLLDRLEAIEDPSAKKLQSFIERTYK from the coding sequence ATGTTGCTCCGCACCCTTGCTGTCCTCGGAGCCTTTGCTCTCACATCGTGCGCGACGCTGGCCAATGGCCAGTCAGCCGAGGCGACTAGTCAGGAAGCAGCCGAAGAAGAAAAGCCGAACATCCTCATCCTGTTTTTTGATGATTTGAGGTTCGACAGTTTCTCTTACCGGGGTGGGCCTGTGCCGACGCCGAATATCGATGCGCTGGCCGCTGAATCGACCCGCTTTGATATGGCAATCACCACCACTGGATTGTGCTCGCCATCGCGTGCTGCGCTGTTCACCGGACGCTGGGGACACCGCACCGGGCTTGATGACAATCTTGGCCTGTGGACTTCGCGTCTCAATGACATGAATCCGGAAGAGGGCGGCTTCCTGCGGGATGCGGCCGATAGCGGGTATTATGTCGGCTATGTGGGTAAGTGGCATTTGGGCGAACGCGGCCCGCAAATCCGCGGCGCTGAATTTGCAAAACTTGATGCCGAAGTCACTGCAGGTATCAAGCCTTACACGCCATACGCTGGGCTGGAGATCATTCGCGGATACAACAGCGGTGCGCGCGATGCGGGCGGAGAGAAACACCAATATTACCAGACGACAGCGGGTGGATATGAAGACACACCGGCTGCGGAGAAAGTGCATGACGGACAGGAGTTGATCCGCAATGCAGCGCGGCGCGGAGAGCCGTTTTTGGGAGTGGTGAGCTTTCAACAGCCGCATCCGCCCTATCGCGTGCCAGAACCCTATGCCTCTATGTTCGATCCGGCTGAGATCGCTTTACCAAGCAATTTCGGTGCGGCGCGTAAGAACAAGCCTTTGGCTCAAGAATATGCGTATTGGCCGTGGCACGATGTTGGCCACATGACGGAAACCGACTGGCGTGAATCCCGCGCCAAATATTACGGCGCCGTGGCGATGATCGACCGCGCTGTTGGCGATTTAATCCGCACCGCAAAAGAAGAAGGCATCTATGATGATCTTCATATTGTTTTTCTGGGCGATCAAGGGAGCATGATTGGTGAGCACGGCCTCTATGACAAGGCCGCCTATGCATATGACGAGCTAATGCGCATCCCGCTCTTGATGCGCGATCCGGATGCAAAACCCGGCGTCGTCAATCGCCATGTGTCGCTGATTGATATTCCTGCGACTCTCTTTGACTGGATGAAGCTGACGCCGTCCAAACCTATCGACGGTCGTTCACTTGCTGGCGTGATTGACGGGTCTAGCGCGCTGACGGGGCCGGACGATGCTCTGTATGCGTTTGAATGGTACAATGGCGCGTGGTTCGGTCTGCGTGCCATTCGCACGCCCGAGCACAAATATGTCTGGAACCCGGGCGACAGCCGAGACGAGCTGTATGATTTGGTGACTGATCCCGGCGAAGTGACAAACCTTATCAGTTCACGCGAACACGCAGATGTTGTTCGTCAATTGCGGGGCCGTCTGCTCGATCGGCTTGAAGCTATCGAAGATCCGTCTGCGAAAAAACTGCAGAGTTTTATCGAGCGGACTTACAAATGA